A single Oncorhynchus mykiss isolate Arlee chromosome 22, USDA_OmykA_1.1, whole genome shotgun sequence DNA region contains:
- the znf142 gene encoding zinc finger protein 142 isoform X2: protein METEGLCLCEKCGKELSDSSRLSSHLCTVDFTKKGQLTRYKCPLCDEVFTMPGALKHHFQSHRREELTGPFHCSEEGCQFSTLHRLVYQEHLHSQHALTLVSCTFRSCTLAFCTRSEMEGHRRIHMPFHCPRCDFVTAHAKQLSTHGVEHDRPLAAPEGDKVPTTTGQGGNSQSALETSSGRPKRALKRNPAYVSSSQEDDEETQQHNIDNRAREEVQKDKAATNINENPSKDHIMAGMEHMYRTHICPECRRCFKMRSHLLEHLHLHFPDPSLQCPTCNHYFTSKSKLRIHMLRESGQKVHRCHLCDYASVERNSLHRHLASVHSNEVGGDIHPEVYPCPTCGQSFRQSQALKSHMKSHHTSRDSQPLACFQEGCSFNTSDRKELQRHAADVHGIKAVECRHHACNAIFGSPQDMEAHYRTHLAFHCSQCDFSCSNKSLFRQHKLQGHAGDEELTCNFCPFATFNPVEFQQHVGHFHANEKIHRCHQCSFVTAHKRVLRRHMLMHSGEKPHKCNLCDFRCRDETYLSKHMLIHSDDKNHMCSECGYVTKWKHYLNVHMRKHAGDLRYQCDQCSYRCHRTDQLNSHKLRHQAKSLICEVCAYSCKRKYELRKHMLLKHSQGEGHQPPVFQCKYCPYQTCYRQALHNHENCKHTRTREFRCALCPYSTYSSTGLFIHKRKAHGYVPGDKKWQENYAEKERENSVDLLQGFYKMPAKNSAEGPIKNLQEKVAGSAVQNEHNLETVTGPKTTEMANKNSDIVQVVVDKGILACHNSTDNPEQCCTLVLTTIANTECTEMASMQGETPNSRDPTYRRPTVDPKGSNTLSQKPASASEAEEEDMAMEDCDDLNDSEERETPLTATRQPAEAAENNTQIAEVSSAACNSSAESLAQSADSEIRLKAMRKQDKDQAEALVLEGRVQMLVVQNEAGEASIYRCEHCSYVTRKQTSLRHHCRSLCLARWKRLKCQACGAQFKQKRGLDTHRLRKCPALQKNTRRFIGTPSAGQSGERDWGQGKSQIPDKTTTADQSEIVSCDVAPTEVSIDTQPEMRGEEANLCDLNNPGGSGERGSTALQKSQRKTVGETKRQVKVGRVKRPVKMKKINEGEILGKTDKAHPVNTENDNAHSYIEDDLKFTCKTCSFRSSRLVTIERHCSTCTRITPTKKAVRIVSSLEQDDDSNEEDENIKRGSEEDVVEIKVSNPSYSPKLSCPNCLFRCKQKRALINHEKRGCLKPDEVQCEFCSFVAKSQKAMANHVLVHRKDKLSLLKKVKRSVLRCNHCPFTCKQERCMTQHVALKHEGAKPHRCRFCPFSTTRRYRLYAHESLHTGMGRHSCNVCDQTFGAASKLRQHHKRVHDKQPSHFCTLCDFSSYSLNDVGRHTLRCHTGKLLHPCSQCEARFSSDTALKQHCSRKHLSPASVACQQCDFSCGSQATLKVHQQKNHPQLDCATCQETFPTREGLEEHQRTHLTQQCPLCPFATRKRQPLIQHLLDEHEDGPPEDKPLKCAICGFACRHQLVFEQHVRSHGGTRLYKCTDCQYSTRNKQKITWHIRIHTGEKPYHCEQCSYSCVDPSRLKYHMRIHQEEKKYLCPECGYKCKWMSQLKYHMTKHTGDKPYACEECEYRTNRGDALRIHRETQHCDARTFICEKCGKGFKTRFLLKTHQRKHSEERPYVCGLCRRAFRWPAGLRHHYLTHTNQQPFMCRYCPYRAKQKFQVVKHLRGHHPDQPVEQGVAKDPHALSLTLQDARLGGLEEGAGEEVEEGAREEGMEVIVPDGVEVLVQERVEVLVQERVEEVTEGQQGEE from the exons TTTGTGCGATGAGGTCTTTACCATGCCAGGTGCACTGAAACACCACTTCCAAAGCCATCGGAGGGAGGAACTCACAGGTCCGTTCCACTGCTCCGAGGAGGGTTGCCAGTTCAGCACCTTACACCGGTTGGTGTACCAGGAACACCTGCACTCACAGCATGCTCTCACCCTCGTCTCTTGTACCTTCCGGTCCTGCACCTTGGCATTCTGCACACGTTCTGAGATGGAGGGCCACAGGCGTATCCATATGCCTTTCCACTGCCCCCGCTGTGACTTTGTGACCGCTCATGCTAAACAGCTGAGTACCCATGGTGTGGAACATGACCGTCCACTTGCTGCACCTGAGG GTGACAAGGTGCCAACAACGACAGGCCAGGGTGGAAACAGCCAATCGGCTCTTGAGACCAGCTCTGGAAGGCCAAAAAGGGCCCTTAAACGCAATCCAGCTTATGTGTCATCATCACAAGAAGATGATGAAGAGACACAGCAGCACAACATCGACAATAGAGCCAGAGAGGAAGTGCAAAAAGACAAAGCAGCTACGAACATCAATGAGAACCCATCTAAAG ATCATATTATGGCAGGCATGGAGCATATGTATCGCACTCACATCTGCCCCGAGTGCCGCCGCTGTTTCAAGATGCGCTCCCACCTGCTGGAgcacctccacctccacttccCAGACCCCAGTCTCCAGTGCCCCACCTGCAACCATTACTTCACCAGCAAGAGCAAGCTGCGCATCCACATGCTTCGCGAGTCTGGCCAGAAGGTCCATCGCTGCCACCTGTGCGACTACGCCTCTGTGGAGCGCAACTCGCTCCACCGCCACCTGGCCAGTGTGCACTCCAACGAGGTAGGGGGTGACATCCACCCGGAAGTCTACCCCTGCCCCACCTGTGGCCAGAGCTTCCGCCAGAGCCAGGCGCTCAAGTCCCACATGAAGTCTCACCACACGTCGCGGGACAGCCAGCCACTGGCCTGCTTCCAGGAGGGATGCTCCTTCAATACCTCTGACCGGAAGGAGCTCCAGAGACACGCAGCCGATGTCCATGGAATCAAGGCCGTAGAGTGCCGCCATCATGCCTGCAACGCCATCTTTGGTAGCCCCCAGGACATGGAGGCCCATTACCGGACACACTTGGCCTTCCACTGCTCACAGTGCGACTTCTCCTGCTCCAACAAGAGCCTCTTCCGGCAGCACAAACTGCAAGGCCATGCCGGGGACGAGGAGTTGACCTGCAACTTCTGCCCCTTTGCCACGTTCAATCCTGTGGAGTTCCAGCAGCATGTCGGCCATTTTCACGCCAATGAGAAGATCCACCGGTGCCATCAGTGCAGCTTTGTCACCGCACACAAGCGGGTTCTACGACGGCACATGCTGATGCATAGTG GTGAGAAGCCCCACAAGTGTAACCTGTGTGACTTCAGGTGCCGTGATGAGACCTACCTCTCAAAACACATGCTCATCCACTCAGATGACAAGAATCATATGTGCTCTGAGTGTGGATATGTCACCAAATGGAAACACTACCTGAATGTGCACATGCGCAAACATGCTGGTGACCTCAG GTACCAGTGTGACCAGTGCTCCTACCGTTGTCACCGCACGGACCAACTGAACAGCCACAAACTCCGACACCAGGCCAAATCACTGATATGTGAAGTCTGTGCATATTCCTGCAAGCGCAAGTACGAGCTTCGCAAGCACATGCTCCTCAAGCACTCTCAGGGAGAGGGCCATCAGCCTCCAGTCTTCCAGTGCAAGTACTGTCCCTATCAGACATGCTACCGCCAGGCTCTGCACAACCACGAAAACTGCAAACATACCCGGACTCGAGAGTTCCGCTGTGCCCTCTGCCCCTACTCCACTTACAGCAGCACCGGCCTCTTCATCCACAAGAGGAAGGCTCATGGATACGTGCCTGGCGATAAGAAGTGGCAAGAGAActatgcagagaaagagagggagaactcTGTGGACCTACTGCAGGGCTTTTACAAAATGCCAGCCAAGAACTCTGCTGAAGGTCCTATCAAGAACCTACAGGAGAAAGTCGCTGGCTCTGCTGTTCAAAATGAACACAACCTAGAAACTGTAACTGGCCCCAAAACCACAGAAATGGCAAATAAAAATTCTGATATTGTCCAAGTGGTAGTTGACAAAGGGATTCTGGCATGTCACAATTCAACAGATAATCCAGAGCAATGCTGTACTTTAGTTTTGACAACAATAGCTAACACAGAGTGCACTGAGATGGCATCCATGCAGGGTGAGACGCCAAACAGCAGAGACCCAACTTACAGAAGACCCACAGTGGACCCTAAAGGATCTAACACCCTGAGCCAAAAGCCAGCTTCTGCAAGTGAGGCGGAGGAAGAGGACATGGCTATGGAGGATTGCGATGACCTAAACGAttcagaagagagagaaactcctTTAACCGCCACAAGGCAACCAGCAGAGGCTGCAGAGAACAACACACAGATAGCGGAGGTGTCTAGCGCAGCTTGCAACTCATCCGCCGAATCATTGGCGCAAAGCGCCGACTCTGAGATTCGTCTGAAGGCCATGAGGAAGCAAGACAAGGACCAGGCGGAGGCTCTGGTCTTGGAAGGCCGGGTTCAAATGCTGGTGGTGCAGAATGAGGCCGGAGAGGCTAGCATATACCGGTGCGAACACTGCTCCTACGTGACTCGCAAGCAGACCTCTCTCCGACACCACTGCCGTTCCCTCTGCCTCGCCAGGTGGAAGAGACTCAAGTGCCAAGCCTGTGGGGCGCAGTTCAAACAGAAGAGAGGCCTGGACACCCACCGCCTTAGGAAGTGTCCCGCTCTGCAGAAGAACACCAGGAGGTTCATTGGCACTCCCTCTGCTGGACAGTCTGGAGAAAGGGACTGGGGTCAGGGTAAATCCCAGATCCCTGATAAAACCACAACCGCCGATCAATCAGAGATAGTATCTTGTGATGTTGCGCCAACCGAAGTTTCCATAGACACACAAccagaaatgagaggagaggaagcaaACTTGTGCGATTTGAACAATCCTGGAGGCTCGGGTGAGAGAGGATCTACAGCACTACAGAAAAGCCAAAGGAAGACAGTTGGAGAGACAAAAAGGCAAGTGAAAGTTGGCAGGGTAAAGAGACCTGTGAAGATGAAAAAGATCAATGAGGGAGAAATCTTAGGAAAGACAGACAAAGCCCATCCTGTGAACACAGAGAATGACAATGCTCATAGCTATATAGAAGATGACTTGAAATTCACTTGCAAGACGTGCAGTTTCAGGTCCTCCAGGCTTGTGACGATAGAGCGCCACTGCTCGACGTGCACAAGAATAACTCCCACAAAGAAGGCTGTCCGAATTGTTAGCTCTCTGGAGCAGGATGATGACAGCAATGAGGAGGATGAGAATATTAAAAGGGGTTCTGAAGAAGATGTGGTTGAGATAAAGGTATCAAATCCAAGCTATTCTCCTAAATTGTCCTGTCCCAACTGTCTTTTCAGGTGCAAACAGAAGAGAGCACTGATCAACCACGAGAAGCGAGGCTGCCTGAAGCCAGACGAGGTGCAGTGCGAATTCTGCTCGTTTGTGGCCAAGTCACAGAAAGCTATGGCTAACCATGTACTGGTCCATCGGAAAGACAAGTTATCGCTCTTAAAAAAGGTCAAAAGGTCAGTTTTGCGTTGCAACCATTGCCCCTTTACTTGTAAGCAAGAGCGTTGCATGACCCAGCACGTGGCTCTGAAGCACGAAGGTGCCAAGCCCCACCGCTGCCGCTTCTGCCCGTTCAGCACCACACGGCGCTACCGCCTATATGCCCATGAATCTCTTCACACCGGCATGGGCCGCCACAGCTGCAACGTCTGCGACCAGACCTTTGGCGCTGCCTCCAAACTCCGCCAGCATCACAAGCGTGTCCACGACAAACAGCCCTCTCATTTCTGCACCCTGTGCGACTTCAGCAGCTACTCTCTCAACGATGTCGGACGACATACCCTCCGCTGCCACACAGGGAAGCTCCTGCACCCCTGCAGCCAATGTGAGGCACGCTTTAGCTCCGACACAGCGCTCAAGCAGCACTGCAGCCGCAAACACCTGAGCCCCGCCAGCGTAGCGTGCCAGCAATGTGACTTCAGCTGTGGCAGCCAGGCTACCCTCAAGGTCCACCAGCAGAAAAATCACCCTCAGCTGGACTGTGCCACCTGCCAGGAGACCTTCCCCACCCGGGAGGGCCTGGAGGAGCACCAGAGGACCCACCTCACCCAGCAGTGCCCGCTTTGCCCCTTTGCCACCCGTAAGAGGCAGCCACTCATCCAGCACCTTCTCGACGAGCATGAGGATGGCCCCCCAGAGGACAAGCCACTGAAGTGTGCCATCTGTGGCTTCGCCTGTCGCCACCAACTGGTCTTTGAGCAGCACGTTCGCTCCCACGGGGGTACCCGCCTTTACAAGTGCACAGACTGCCAGTACTCGACTCGCAACAAGCAGAAAATCACATGGCACATTCgcatacacacaggggagaagccctaCCATTGTGAGCAGTGCAGCTACTCCTGCGTAGATCCATCAAGGCTAAAG TATCACATGAGGATCCACCAGGAGGAGAAGAAGTACCTCTGTCCTGAGTGTGGCTACAAATGCAAGTGGATGAGCCAATTGAAGTATCACATGACCAAACATACAG GGGATAAGCCATATGCGTGCGAGGAGTGTGAGTACCGCACCAACCGTGGTGACGCCCTCCGCATCCACAGGGAGACGCAGCACTGCGACGCTCGCACCTTTATCTGCGAGAAGTGTGGCAAAGGCTTCAAGACGCGCTTCCTCCTTAAGACCCACCAGCGTAAACACAGCGAGGAGCGGCCTTACGTGTGCGGCCTGTGCCGCAGGGCCTTCCGTTGGCCAGCCGGCCTCCGCCACCATTACctcacccacaccaaccagcagCCTTTCATGTGCCGCTACTGCCCCTACCGTGCCAAGCAGAAGTTCCAGGTGGTCAAGCACCTGCGGGGGCACCACCCGGACCAGCCTGTGGAGCAAGGGGTGGCCAAGGATCCCCACGCCCTCAGCCTAACCCTGCAGGATGCCCGTCTGGGGGGGCTGGAGGAGGGGgctggggaggaggtggaggagggagctcgggaggaggggatggaggtgATTGTACCGGATGGGGTGGAGGTGTTGGTGCAAGAGAGGGTGGAGGTGTTGGTgcaagagagggtggaggaggtcaCAGAAGGCCAGCAAGGTGAGGAGTAA
- the znf142 gene encoding zinc finger protein 142 isoform X1 translates to MTNEPMETEGLCLCEKCGKELSDSSRLSSHLCTVDFTKKGQLTRYKCPLCDEVFTMPGALKHHFQSHRREELTGPFHCSEEGCQFSTLHRLVYQEHLHSQHALTLVSCTFRSCTLAFCTRSEMEGHRRIHMPFHCPRCDFVTAHAKQLSTHGVEHDRPLAAPEGDKVPTTTGQGGNSQSALETSSGRPKRALKRNPAYVSSSQEDDEETQQHNIDNRAREEVQKDKAATNINENPSKDHIMAGMEHMYRTHICPECRRCFKMRSHLLEHLHLHFPDPSLQCPTCNHYFTSKSKLRIHMLRESGQKVHRCHLCDYASVERNSLHRHLASVHSNEVGGDIHPEVYPCPTCGQSFRQSQALKSHMKSHHTSRDSQPLACFQEGCSFNTSDRKELQRHAADVHGIKAVECRHHACNAIFGSPQDMEAHYRTHLAFHCSQCDFSCSNKSLFRQHKLQGHAGDEELTCNFCPFATFNPVEFQQHVGHFHANEKIHRCHQCSFVTAHKRVLRRHMLMHSGEKPHKCNLCDFRCRDETYLSKHMLIHSDDKNHMCSECGYVTKWKHYLNVHMRKHAGDLRYQCDQCSYRCHRTDQLNSHKLRHQAKSLICEVCAYSCKRKYELRKHMLLKHSQGEGHQPPVFQCKYCPYQTCYRQALHNHENCKHTRTREFRCALCPYSTYSSTGLFIHKRKAHGYVPGDKKWQENYAEKERENSVDLLQGFYKMPAKNSAEGPIKNLQEKVAGSAVQNEHNLETVTGPKTTEMANKNSDIVQVVVDKGILACHNSTDNPEQCCTLVLTTIANTECTEMASMQGETPNSRDPTYRRPTVDPKGSNTLSQKPASASEAEEEDMAMEDCDDLNDSEERETPLTATRQPAEAAENNTQIAEVSSAACNSSAESLAQSADSEIRLKAMRKQDKDQAEALVLEGRVQMLVVQNEAGEASIYRCEHCSYVTRKQTSLRHHCRSLCLARWKRLKCQACGAQFKQKRGLDTHRLRKCPALQKNTRRFIGTPSAGQSGERDWGQGKSQIPDKTTTADQSEIVSCDVAPTEVSIDTQPEMRGEEANLCDLNNPGGSGERGSTALQKSQRKTVGETKRQVKVGRVKRPVKMKKINEGEILGKTDKAHPVNTENDNAHSYIEDDLKFTCKTCSFRSSRLVTIERHCSTCTRITPTKKAVRIVSSLEQDDDSNEEDENIKRGSEEDVVEIKVSNPSYSPKLSCPNCLFRCKQKRALINHEKRGCLKPDEVQCEFCSFVAKSQKAMANHVLVHRKDKLSLLKKVKRSVLRCNHCPFTCKQERCMTQHVALKHEGAKPHRCRFCPFSTTRRYRLYAHESLHTGMGRHSCNVCDQTFGAASKLRQHHKRVHDKQPSHFCTLCDFSSYSLNDVGRHTLRCHTGKLLHPCSQCEARFSSDTALKQHCSRKHLSPASVACQQCDFSCGSQATLKVHQQKNHPQLDCATCQETFPTREGLEEHQRTHLTQQCPLCPFATRKRQPLIQHLLDEHEDGPPEDKPLKCAICGFACRHQLVFEQHVRSHGGTRLYKCTDCQYSTRNKQKITWHIRIHTGEKPYHCEQCSYSCVDPSRLKYHMRIHQEEKKYLCPECGYKCKWMSQLKYHMTKHTGDKPYACEECEYRTNRGDALRIHRETQHCDARTFICEKCGKGFKTRFLLKTHQRKHSEERPYVCGLCRRAFRWPAGLRHHYLTHTNQQPFMCRYCPYRAKQKFQVVKHLRGHHPDQPVEQGVAKDPHALSLTLQDARLGGLEEGAGEEVEEGAREEGMEVIVPDGVEVLVQERVEVLVQERVEEVTEGQQGEE, encoded by the exons TTTGTGCGATGAGGTCTTTACCATGCCAGGTGCACTGAAACACCACTTCCAAAGCCATCGGAGGGAGGAACTCACAGGTCCGTTCCACTGCTCCGAGGAGGGTTGCCAGTTCAGCACCTTACACCGGTTGGTGTACCAGGAACACCTGCACTCACAGCATGCTCTCACCCTCGTCTCTTGTACCTTCCGGTCCTGCACCTTGGCATTCTGCACACGTTCTGAGATGGAGGGCCACAGGCGTATCCATATGCCTTTCCACTGCCCCCGCTGTGACTTTGTGACCGCTCATGCTAAACAGCTGAGTACCCATGGTGTGGAACATGACCGTCCACTTGCTGCACCTGAGG GTGACAAGGTGCCAACAACGACAGGCCAGGGTGGAAACAGCCAATCGGCTCTTGAGACCAGCTCTGGAAGGCCAAAAAGGGCCCTTAAACGCAATCCAGCTTATGTGTCATCATCACAAGAAGATGATGAAGAGACACAGCAGCACAACATCGACAATAGAGCCAGAGAGGAAGTGCAAAAAGACAAAGCAGCTACGAACATCAATGAGAACCCATCTAAAG ATCATATTATGGCAGGCATGGAGCATATGTATCGCACTCACATCTGCCCCGAGTGCCGCCGCTGTTTCAAGATGCGCTCCCACCTGCTGGAgcacctccacctccacttccCAGACCCCAGTCTCCAGTGCCCCACCTGCAACCATTACTTCACCAGCAAGAGCAAGCTGCGCATCCACATGCTTCGCGAGTCTGGCCAGAAGGTCCATCGCTGCCACCTGTGCGACTACGCCTCTGTGGAGCGCAACTCGCTCCACCGCCACCTGGCCAGTGTGCACTCCAACGAGGTAGGGGGTGACATCCACCCGGAAGTCTACCCCTGCCCCACCTGTGGCCAGAGCTTCCGCCAGAGCCAGGCGCTCAAGTCCCACATGAAGTCTCACCACACGTCGCGGGACAGCCAGCCACTGGCCTGCTTCCAGGAGGGATGCTCCTTCAATACCTCTGACCGGAAGGAGCTCCAGAGACACGCAGCCGATGTCCATGGAATCAAGGCCGTAGAGTGCCGCCATCATGCCTGCAACGCCATCTTTGGTAGCCCCCAGGACATGGAGGCCCATTACCGGACACACTTGGCCTTCCACTGCTCACAGTGCGACTTCTCCTGCTCCAACAAGAGCCTCTTCCGGCAGCACAAACTGCAAGGCCATGCCGGGGACGAGGAGTTGACCTGCAACTTCTGCCCCTTTGCCACGTTCAATCCTGTGGAGTTCCAGCAGCATGTCGGCCATTTTCACGCCAATGAGAAGATCCACCGGTGCCATCAGTGCAGCTTTGTCACCGCACACAAGCGGGTTCTACGACGGCACATGCTGATGCATAGTG GTGAGAAGCCCCACAAGTGTAACCTGTGTGACTTCAGGTGCCGTGATGAGACCTACCTCTCAAAACACATGCTCATCCACTCAGATGACAAGAATCATATGTGCTCTGAGTGTGGATATGTCACCAAATGGAAACACTACCTGAATGTGCACATGCGCAAACATGCTGGTGACCTCAG GTACCAGTGTGACCAGTGCTCCTACCGTTGTCACCGCACGGACCAACTGAACAGCCACAAACTCCGACACCAGGCCAAATCACTGATATGTGAAGTCTGTGCATATTCCTGCAAGCGCAAGTACGAGCTTCGCAAGCACATGCTCCTCAAGCACTCTCAGGGAGAGGGCCATCAGCCTCCAGTCTTCCAGTGCAAGTACTGTCCCTATCAGACATGCTACCGCCAGGCTCTGCACAACCACGAAAACTGCAAACATACCCGGACTCGAGAGTTCCGCTGTGCCCTCTGCCCCTACTCCACTTACAGCAGCACCGGCCTCTTCATCCACAAGAGGAAGGCTCATGGATACGTGCCTGGCGATAAGAAGTGGCAAGAGAActatgcagagaaagagagggagaactcTGTGGACCTACTGCAGGGCTTTTACAAAATGCCAGCCAAGAACTCTGCTGAAGGTCCTATCAAGAACCTACAGGAGAAAGTCGCTGGCTCTGCTGTTCAAAATGAACACAACCTAGAAACTGTAACTGGCCCCAAAACCACAGAAATGGCAAATAAAAATTCTGATATTGTCCAAGTGGTAGTTGACAAAGGGATTCTGGCATGTCACAATTCAACAGATAATCCAGAGCAATGCTGTACTTTAGTTTTGACAACAATAGCTAACACAGAGTGCACTGAGATGGCATCCATGCAGGGTGAGACGCCAAACAGCAGAGACCCAACTTACAGAAGACCCACAGTGGACCCTAAAGGATCTAACACCCTGAGCCAAAAGCCAGCTTCTGCAAGTGAGGCGGAGGAAGAGGACATGGCTATGGAGGATTGCGATGACCTAAACGAttcagaagagagagaaactcctTTAACCGCCACAAGGCAACCAGCAGAGGCTGCAGAGAACAACACACAGATAGCGGAGGTGTCTAGCGCAGCTTGCAACTCATCCGCCGAATCATTGGCGCAAAGCGCCGACTCTGAGATTCGTCTGAAGGCCATGAGGAAGCAAGACAAGGACCAGGCGGAGGCTCTGGTCTTGGAAGGCCGGGTTCAAATGCTGGTGGTGCAGAATGAGGCCGGAGAGGCTAGCATATACCGGTGCGAACACTGCTCCTACGTGACTCGCAAGCAGACCTCTCTCCGACACCACTGCCGTTCCCTCTGCCTCGCCAGGTGGAAGAGACTCAAGTGCCAAGCCTGTGGGGCGCAGTTCAAACAGAAGAGAGGCCTGGACACCCACCGCCTTAGGAAGTGTCCCGCTCTGCAGAAGAACACCAGGAGGTTCATTGGCACTCCCTCTGCTGGACAGTCTGGAGAAAGGGACTGGGGTCAGGGTAAATCCCAGATCCCTGATAAAACCACAACCGCCGATCAATCAGAGATAGTATCTTGTGATGTTGCGCCAACCGAAGTTTCCATAGACACACAAccagaaatgagaggagaggaagcaaACTTGTGCGATTTGAACAATCCTGGAGGCTCGGGTGAGAGAGGATCTACAGCACTACAGAAAAGCCAAAGGAAGACAGTTGGAGAGACAAAAAGGCAAGTGAAAGTTGGCAGGGTAAAGAGACCTGTGAAGATGAAAAAGATCAATGAGGGAGAAATCTTAGGAAAGACAGACAAAGCCCATCCTGTGAACACAGAGAATGACAATGCTCATAGCTATATAGAAGATGACTTGAAATTCACTTGCAAGACGTGCAGTTTCAGGTCCTCCAGGCTTGTGACGATAGAGCGCCACTGCTCGACGTGCACAAGAATAACTCCCACAAAGAAGGCTGTCCGAATTGTTAGCTCTCTGGAGCAGGATGATGACAGCAATGAGGAGGATGAGAATATTAAAAGGGGTTCTGAAGAAGATGTGGTTGAGATAAAGGTATCAAATCCAAGCTATTCTCCTAAATTGTCCTGTCCCAACTGTCTTTTCAGGTGCAAACAGAAGAGAGCACTGATCAACCACGAGAAGCGAGGCTGCCTGAAGCCAGACGAGGTGCAGTGCGAATTCTGCTCGTTTGTGGCCAAGTCACAGAAAGCTATGGCTAACCATGTACTGGTCCATCGGAAAGACAAGTTATCGCTCTTAAAAAAGGTCAAAAGGTCAGTTTTGCGTTGCAACCATTGCCCCTTTACTTGTAAGCAAGAGCGTTGCATGACCCAGCACGTGGCTCTGAAGCACGAAGGTGCCAAGCCCCACCGCTGCCGCTTCTGCCCGTTCAGCACCACACGGCGCTACCGCCTATATGCCCATGAATCTCTTCACACCGGCATGGGCCGCCACAGCTGCAACGTCTGCGACCAGACCTTTGGCGCTGCCTCCAAACTCCGCCAGCATCACAAGCGTGTCCACGACAAACAGCCCTCTCATTTCTGCACCCTGTGCGACTTCAGCAGCTACTCTCTCAACGATGTCGGACGACATACCCTCCGCTGCCACACAGGGAAGCTCCTGCACCCCTGCAGCCAATGTGAGGCACGCTTTAGCTCCGACACAGCGCTCAAGCAGCACTGCAGCCGCAAACACCTGAGCCCCGCCAGCGTAGCGTGCCAGCAATGTGACTTCAGCTGTGGCAGCCAGGCTACCCTCAAGGTCCACCAGCAGAAAAATCACCCTCAGCTGGACTGTGCCACCTGCCAGGAGACCTTCCCCACCCGGGAGGGCCTGGAGGAGCACCAGAGGACCCACCTCACCCAGCAGTGCCCGCTTTGCCCCTTTGCCACCCGTAAGAGGCAGCCACTCATCCAGCACCTTCTCGACGAGCATGAGGATGGCCCCCCAGAGGACAAGCCACTGAAGTGTGCCATCTGTGGCTTCGCCTGTCGCCACCAACTGGTCTTTGAGCAGCACGTTCGCTCCCACGGGGGTACCCGCCTTTACAAGTGCACAGACTGCCAGTACTCGACTCGCAACAAGCAGAAAATCACATGGCACATTCgcatacacacaggggagaagccctaCCATTGTGAGCAGTGCAGCTACTCCTGCGTAGATCCATCAAGGCTAAAG TATCACATGAGGATCCACCAGGAGGAGAAGAAGTACCTCTGTCCTGAGTGTGGCTACAAATGCAAGTGGATGAGCCAATTGAAGTATCACATGACCAAACATACAG GGGATAAGCCATATGCGTGCGAGGAGTGTGAGTACCGCACCAACCGTGGTGACGCCCTCCGCATCCACAGGGAGACGCAGCACTGCGACGCTCGCACCTTTATCTGCGAGAAGTGTGGCAAAGGCTTCAAGACGCGCTTCCTCCTTAAGACCCACCAGCGTAAACACAGCGAGGAGCGGCCTTACGTGTGCGGCCTGTGCCGCAGGGCCTTCCGTTGGCCAGCCGGCCTCCGCCACCATTACctcacccacaccaaccagcagCCTTTCATGTGCCGCTACTGCCCCTACCGTGCCAAGCAGAAGTTCCAGGTGGTCAAGCACCTGCGGGGGCACCACCCGGACCAGCCTGTGGAGCAAGGGGTGGCCAAGGATCCCCACGCCCTCAGCCTAACCCTGCAGGATGCCCGTCTGGGGGGGCTGGAGGAGGGGgctggggaggaggtggaggagggagctcgggaggaggggatggaggtgATTGTACCGGATGGGGTGGAGGTGTTGGTGCAAGAGAGGGTGGAGGTGTTGGTgcaagagagggtggaggaggtcaCAGAAGGCCAGCAAGGTGAGGAGTAA